From the Juglans microcarpa x Juglans regia isolate MS1-56 chromosome 3D, Jm3101_v1.0, whole genome shotgun sequence genome, the window CCTCAAGAGGACCCTCCTCTAACCATATGGTTTCCCTAACATTCCTAATGGCCAGTTTTGCTGCTGTGTGAGCAGCTTTGTTTGCTGATCTGTAAGCAAAATTAAGACGCCATGCTTGGTTATACTTCATGATTTGTTGCATATCTTTTGTCCATTGGCCCAGCCAAGAATTATCCAGTCGTTTAGAATTTACTGCATCAACAACAATCTTAGCATCCCCTTCAAAACAGACTTGGTTAAAACCAAGTTCAGAACACAACTCCATAGCTTCGAGGAGATCAGCGCTTTTGGCTTGGAGAGCTGATGAGACATGGTCTTTGTAGAATGTCAAAACTGCTTGCACCCTACCATCTGAATCTCTGATCACCACGCCCCCTCCCATATatcctttctctttttcaaaagcaGCATCAAAGTTTGCTTT encodes:
- the LOC121255104 gene encoding uncharacterized protein LOC121255104, which translates into the protein MGGGVVIRDSDGRVQAVLTFYKDHVSSALQAKSADLLEAMELCSELGFNQVCFEGDAKIVVDAVNSKRLDNSWLGQWTKDMQQIMKYNQAWRLNFAYRSANKAAHTAAKLAIRNVRETIWLEEGPLEVLTIVQEDLLMYDVIVS